A stretch of Episyrphus balteatus chromosome 2, idEpiBalt1.1, whole genome shotgun sequence DNA encodes these proteins:
- the LOC129908815 gene encoding protein piccolo-like isoform X14, with protein sequence MSEVQKKQENQSRTQPLQGSNLNTQQSQHLQASNQNTNTVQYPPPRSDLLQATSVVNHQTNTVQKPSPRSQLLQANGKHTNNTIQQPLPRSHLLQAPGVATQLTNTVQQPQPRYLSQLLQSPGLAINQTNTVQQPQPRSHLLQAPGIATQRTNTVQQPQPRYLSQLLQSPGLAPTKTNTVQQPQPRSQLLQAPGIATQRTNTVQQPQPRSQLLQAPGIATQRTNTVQQPQPRYLSQLLQSPGLATHQTNTVQQPQPRYLSQLLQSPGLATHQTNTVQQPQPRSQLLQAPSIATQRTNTVQQPQPRSQLLQAPGIATQRTNTVQQPQPRYLSQLRQSPGLATHQTNTVQQPQPRSQLLQAPGIATQRTNTVQQPQPRSQLLQAPGIATQRTNTVQQPQPRYLSQLLQSPGFATHQTNTVQQPQPRSQLLQAPGVATQRTNTVQQHPPRSQTLHNLTTQQCYGLLHFTQLHHPKRYDIYFVNFNTLVLDYKQILKIQIVAQHIYIHICMLYVYI encoded by the exons ATGTCTGAAGTACAAAAAAAGCAGGAAAATCAATCAag AACTCAGCCACTTCAAGGCTCCAACTTAAACACCCAACAATCTCAACATCTTCAAGCAAGCAATCAAAATACCAACACTGTCCAATATCCTCCACCAAG atctGATCTTCTTCAAGCAACCAGTGTAGTCAACCACCAAACCAACACCGTCCAAAAACCTTCACCAAG atctcaGCTTCTTCAAGCAAATGGCAAACATACCAACAACACCATCCAACAACCTCTACCAAG ATCTCATCTTCTTCAAGCACCCGGTGTAGCAACCCAACTAACCAACACTGTCCAACAACCTCAACCAAGGTATCTGTCTCAACTTCTTCAATCACCCGGTTTAGCAATCAACCAAACCAACACCGTCCAACAACCTCAACCAAG ATCTCATCTTCTTCAAGCACCCGGTATAGCAACCCAACGAACCAACACTGTCCAACAACCTCAACCAAGGTATCTGTCTCAACTTCTTCAATCACCCGGTTTAGCACCCACCAAAACCAACACCGTCCAACAACCTCAACCAAG atctcaGCTTCTTCAAGCACCCGGTATAGCAACCCAACGAACCAACACTGTCCAACAACCTCAACCAAG atctcaGCTTCTTCAAGCACCCGGTATAGCAACCCAACGAACCAACACTGTCCAACAACCTCAACCAAGGTATCTGTCTCAACTTCTTCAATCACCCGGTTTAGCAACCCACCAAACCAACACCGTCCAACAACCTCAACCAAGGTATCTGTCTCAACTTCTTCAATCACCCGGTTTAGCAACCCACCAAACCAACACCGTCCAACAACCTCAACCAAG atctcaGCTTCTTCAAGCACCCAGTATAGCAACCCAACGAACCAACACTGTCCAACAACCTCAACCAAG atctcaGCTTCTTCAAGCACCCGGTATAGCAACCCAACGAACCAACACTGTCCAACAACCTCAACCAAGGTATCTGTCTCAACTTCGTCAATCACCCGGTTTAGCAACCCACCAAACCAACACCGTCCAACAACCTCAACCAAG atctcaGCTTCTTCAAGCACCCGGTATAGCAACCCAACGAACCAACACTGTCCAACAACCTCAACCAAG atctcaGCTTCTTCAAGCACCCGGTATAGCAACCCAACGAACCAACACTGTCCAACAACCTCAACCAAGGTATCTGTCTCAACTTCTTCAATCACCCGGTTTTGCAACCCACCAAACCAACACCGTCCAACAACCTCAACCAAG atctcaGCTTCTTCAAGCACCCGGTGTAGCAACCCAACGAACCAACACTGTCCAACAACATCCACCAAG ATCTCAGACACTACACAACCTCACCACCCAACAATGCTACGGATTACTACACTTCACCCAACTTCACCACCCAAAACGCTACGATATATACTTTGTAAATTTTAACACATTAGTGTTAGACTATAAACAAATACTTAAAATACAAATAGTTGCACAacatatttatatacatatatgtatgttgtatgtatatatataa
- the LOC129908815 gene encoding protein piccolo-like isoform X8, with product MRFAIYGCDNDNRGEKCKNKISFFRFPYEENELKMWILACCRSDTINKRNARVCSVHFKEEDFHPTVKGIQRLKKGSVPSQFLMSEVQKKQENQSRTQPLQGSNLNTQQSQHLQASNQNTNTVQYPPPRSDLLQATSVVNHQTNTVQKPSPRSQLLQANGKHTNNTIQQPLPRSHLLQAPGVATQLTNTVQQPQPRSHLLQAPGIATQRTNTVQQPQPRYLSQLLQSPGLAPTKTNTVQQPQPRSQLLQAPGIATQRTNTVQQPQPRSQLLQAPGIATQRTNTVQQPQPRYLSQLLQSPGLATHQTNTVQQPQPRYLSQLLQSPGLATHQTNTVQQPQPRSQLLQAPSIATQRTNTVQQPQPRSQLLQAPGIATQRTNTVQQPQPRYLSQLRQSPGLATHQTNTVQQPQPRSQLLQAPGIATQRTNTVQQPQPRSQLLQAPGIATQRTNTVQQPQPRYLSQLLQSPGFATHQTNTVQQPQPRSQLLQAPGVATQRTNTVQQHPPRSQTLHNLTTQQCYGLLHFTQLHHPKRYDIYFVNFNTLVLDYKQILKIQIVAQHIYIHICMLYVYI from the exons atgcgttttgcgATATATGGTTGCGATAATGACAACAGGGGagagaaatgcaaaaataaaatttcttttttccgtTTTCCGTATGAGGAAAACGAATTAAAAATGTGGATATTGGCCTGCTGCAGGAGTGATACCATCAACAAAAGAAATGCAAGGGTTTGTAGCGTCCATTTCAAAGAAGAAGATTTTCATCCTACGGTTAAAGGAATCCAGCGATTGAAGAAAGGATCGGTACCATCACAGTTTTTGATGTCTGAAGTACAAAAAAAGCAGGAAAATCAATCAag AACTCAGCCACTTCAAGGCTCCAACTTAAACACCCAACAATCTCAACATCTTCAAGCAAGCAATCAAAATACCAACACTGTCCAATATCCTCCACCAAG atctGATCTTCTTCAAGCAACCAGTGTAGTCAACCACCAAACCAACACCGTCCAAAAACCTTCACCAAG atctcaGCTTCTTCAAGCAAATGGCAAACATACCAACAACACCATCCAACAACCTCTACCAAG ATCTCATCTTCTTCAAGCACCCGGTGTAGCAACCCAACTAACCAACACTGTCCAACAACCTCAACCAAG ATCTCATCTTCTTCAAGCACCCGGTATAGCAACCCAACGAACCAACACTGTCCAACAACCTCAACCAAGGTATCTGTCTCAACTTCTTCAATCACCCGGTTTAGCACCCACCAAAACCAACACCGTCCAACAACCTCAACCAAG atctcaGCTTCTTCAAGCACCCGGTATAGCAACCCAACGAACCAACACTGTCCAACAACCTCAACCAAG atctcaGCTTCTTCAAGCACCCGGTATAGCAACCCAACGAACCAACACTGTCCAACAACCTCAACCAAGGTATCTGTCTCAACTTCTTCAATCACCCGGTTTAGCAACCCACCAAACCAACACCGTCCAACAACCTCAACCAAGGTATCTGTCTCAACTTCTTCAATCACCCGGTTTAGCAACCCACCAAACCAACACCGTCCAACAACCTCAACCAAG atctcaGCTTCTTCAAGCACCCAGTATAGCAACCCAACGAACCAACACTGTCCAACAACCTCAACCAAG atctcaGCTTCTTCAAGCACCCGGTATAGCAACCCAACGAACCAACACTGTCCAACAACCTCAACCAAGGTATCTGTCTCAACTTCGTCAATCACCCGGTTTAGCAACCCACCAAACCAACACCGTCCAACAACCTCAACCAAG atctcaGCTTCTTCAAGCACCCGGTATAGCAACCCAACGAACCAACACTGTCCAACAACCTCAACCAAG atctcaGCTTCTTCAAGCACCCGGTATAGCAACCCAACGAACCAACACTGTCCAACAACCTCAACCAAGGTATCTGTCTCAACTTCTTCAATCACCCGGTTTTGCAACCCACCAAACCAACACCGTCCAACAACCTCAACCAAG atctcaGCTTCTTCAAGCACCCGGTGTAGCAACCCAACGAACCAACACTGTCCAACAACATCCACCAAG ATCTCAGACACTACACAACCTCACCACCCAACAATGCTACGGATTACTACACTTCACCCAACTTCACCACCCAAAACGCTACGATATATACTTTGTAAATTTTAACACATTAGTGTTAGACTATAAACAAATACTTAAAATACAAATAGTTGCACAacatatttatatacatatatgtatgttgtatgtatatatataa